In one Saimiri boliviensis isolate mSaiBol1 chromosome 19, mSaiBol1.pri, whole genome shotgun sequence genomic region, the following are encoded:
- the LOC104650932 gene encoding uncharacterized protein LOC104650932, whose translation MKLEQTFLQVQLTWNGGQPVTLQLTWANRFSAHSTPWDGCLATSPGQETWGLNTLWACGAVTQTPDVFTEWLDLSWGQQRMRQNLTYKRHRPSQPDKITVGAMLEHVLGASCARQSFWGEVQTDYAHWLRHSLRPGLRDLPRGVPASSPSSQSRTAAAASQVQARLEDKVQPAGTLDGVAGRLLRLSQAGLEAVQVAHCMLSWTEAMFPWALKRLCRLLLDLYGFTARLECSGVTSAPCNLSLKVK comes from the exons ATGAAGCTGGAACAGACTTTCCTACAG GTGCAGCTCACCTGGAACGGAGGACAGCCTGTGACCCTGCAGCTCACCTGGGCCAACAGGTTCTCAGCACACAGCACCCCCTGGGACGGCTGCCTGGCCACCTCCCCGGGGCAG GAAACCTGGGGCCTGAACACCCTCTGGGCGTGCGGGGCCGTAACACAGACCCCAGACGTGTTCACTGAATGGCTCGACCTGTCCTGGGGCCAGCAGCGCATGAGGCAGAACTTGACATACAAG AGGCATCGGCCATCTCAGCCAGACAAGATCACCGTGGGGGCCATGCTGGAGCACGTCCTCGGGGCTTCTTGTGCCCGGCAGAGCTTCTGGGGAGAAGTACAGACTGACTACGCACACTGGCTGCGGCACTCCCTCCGCCCGGGGCTCCGTGACCTGCCCAGG GGAGTCCCAGCCTCTTCTCCGTCCTCACAGTCCAGGACCGCAGCAGCTGCCTCTCAGGTGCAAGCCCGGCTGGAAGACAAG GTACAACCGGCAGGCACCCTGGATGGTGTGGCAGGCCGCCTCCTGCGACTGtcccaggcagggctggaggcCGTGCAG GTGGCCCACTGCATGCTGTCCTGGACTGAGGCCATGTTCCCATGGGCACTGAAGAGGCTCTGCAGACTCCTGCTGGACTTGTACGGCTTCACAGCCAG gctggagtgcagtggtgtgacctcagctccctgcaacctgtCTCTCaaagtcaagtga